The Misgurnus anguillicaudatus chromosome 12, ASM2758022v2, whole genome shotgun sequence region GCTGAGATATTACAGGTCAAAGAAACTATTTTGTAGAATTTGAAAATGGTGCCAACACTCACTGATGCTCAAAATGgcaacacaatacaggaaacaggtgtaaattgttattattttatcttctagataaaatgtatatatagtttgtagggcattgctaaataaatacataatatcTCAAAGCAAATAATAACAATTGACACATAGCATCCTGTTCACAGGTTTAAATTACACTTTGCTCTTAATAAATCCTTCATGAGGCATGTAAATATTTGCACTTTTCGTAATAGTCGTGTATGGTTCCATAAGATGTCCTCACTGTAAAATTATGTATCTCAACATTATACTTTCGGAAATGGCTCGGGTATGCAGAACTGCAGGACCTGATGCATTTGTCTGATGAACAGTGGGCAGTTTAACGGCTCAAGACAAAGCACTTACTAACAACTAtcacaaaatattaaaacagtTGTCGGCATAACATTGCACAATATTAAAATCAAGCGTTTGGATTATTGGTAAATTCTGTTAATGTGGGTTTTGGATATGTAAACATCAGTTAGGTGAAATTTGCTGTTCAGGGCTGCATTTCCAGAAACCTTTCTTAATGCTACGTTGTTCTCAAGTTATACCTATAAACTGTACCTTATCATTTAATAAGtgcaatataaaaaatatgctggatttacttaaaaatatagtgcatcatttttgcatccactttaagtaagttttacttgaaattttaagcaattgcatatgttgcttaaaattttatatgaaacttattttaaaagatGGATGCAagaatgatgcactatatttttaagtaaattcagcgtattatttttttcagtgtgtatcttctgtaagtcatatatttgtaaggttggtctggaccattcTTAGCTATAGCTACCTTATAACTGTTGACAGTTCACTTTGCTATTACTACCCACCACTGTGTAAAACAATTGTTTACATTTCAGTATACACAAATGTAATTCTGACATTGTAACATACAGAGTTTGGTTAAACTATAGCAGTGATACAGTGAATAGTTGTGCTAAATCAAAGACAACACTGTCCACAGATCCCATTAGTGTATGCGCATCTCATCCGTTAAATCTTAAGTTTCCTGGGTACCAGTGGTGTAGTTGTGGCTGGAGAAGTTGGTATACTCTTTTAATTTAAGCCTCCATTCTTTTTAAAGTGGCACAACTAAGGTTGGACACACTGTGATATATAAACAGTGACATGTAAACTATAGTCTTGCATAATTCGGTCACTTCAAAATGGGCTAATGTCATTTAACATCTCTGCTTGACCTCTCAGCGTAAGAATCGTTATACATGCTGGTTACCATGTAAGCTGCAATTCCCAAAAAGTTCACTATAACAGCAGTATACATTCACAAGCTTTTAGGTCTTCCAATCCGACTTTGTTGACACAAACTCAAAGGAGCTGCCTTGAAATTCAGCTGCTGGCACCTCTACTCTTTCTATAATTTTCACTGCCATATAGTAGCTTTTGATTATGTTTCACGTGTTGTGCTTTTATTGAGTAGGTCATCAAATAACAGAATTAGTGATTTTTACACACATAATGAAATAATGTGATTCGGGCCACGCGGCTGCTGGGCACTCCACCCTGGttgtggaataaatgcaatcaATGGGGAACTGCTACACACAAAGCTCTACTGGGGAACATGCcccccatttttttctgactttttttgaaagcctgCTGCCTGTGCAACAGTTCTATACAAAtttcctttgcttaacccactattcctACATTACAAACAGTGCAGGGATAGATaaacatgtatgtatttaaaactatttaagTAATATCTTCATCCTACTTAACATGAAGTATGAGCATTACTAACATTTTTGGATGCATTAGCATACaatgtgaaaaaaatgacaGTAGAGAGAATATTTTCTTGAACATTGGCATTTTACATTATACAATGATAAAAGTGATTATTAATAAcgtatttttacaaaaatatgtttacaataaCAATATTTCAACAAAGCTGTCATTTTTTGACTCAGTCATAAATACTACCAACTTTTTGTAGTGTCGTAACTagattttctcagcaacaacGCAATTCTATAAACTTGACAGAGGTTTTcctaagatttttttctgtaatgttTAAGACCTGACTGGGtgaggatgtagtttgtcttaTCTCCCTTAATCTCATCTCtcctttctgcttccctttccctGTTTTGCACAATACATTTTTGATGTCCATCTACAGGACAGGAGCCATGGTGATCGagtcaaaataaaattataattattatttagaaactttagttttgtcatgttttcataagataACTCAATTGCGTGGCGTCACCTGGACTTTTGTGCGCGGCTGCAGAAAAGAAACGCACAGACGAGCGCGGACTTGGATTACAgcagatttacactggggcaagTGTGGCGTGGGGCGATTTGAGGCATGATACGTTTAATATCATGGGCATGATATAACATTTTCAGAGTCGGATTTAGTTTGCGATTTAGAtaattttgtaaaatatatatatataatatatatatatatatatatatatatatatatatatatatatatatatatatatatatatatatatatatatatataccatcTTGTAAAAATTATCCAAATGGCAAACTAAAGTCCTGTTAATGCAATGTTAACTATTTCTGAACTGCTGCTTTTATAAAGAAAATTGCTATCTCGCATAACGCCGTGAAGTAGCCGCTGCATAAAGAGTAGATTGATGAGCGATCAGTATCAACCAATTCAGCACCACCGccaccatggacagcacctggtcaCGTCGTACATACACATTACGCCTTAAGCAACCTGCTAAGGTATAGTTCATGGGCTGTTGGAGTATCAGGTGTAAAACAGGGTGGGTTTAGGTCAGAGCACTAACAAAAAATACAGTGACATTATACTGAATATTTAACGTGTACATTGCTCTTGATTACGTTTGTCCTATGCAGTATAATAATCATCCAAACATTTTTGTGGCTTTTTATTCATATCACTCTTGCTAATGCTGAGGTTTTGCGTATTAAAATCTTTCATAAtgtgtgtaaaaaaagttattattcTGCACTGCTATATTTCGACTCTAAGTGCCGCTGTTCAACCTTTTATCCTTTTAGTGTCGTTGTTATCCATCCCTTTTAACAAGACCCGTAGCAGTAGCATAATTCAGACATCATCAACGGGGACACTGGATGCTacataacagacagacaaatcgCGTTCTATCTTCGTCTCCACATCCGGAAGaggcatttttatttaaatttattaaGAAATTCTATATAATCTAtcatagatttttttgtaatgccTCTGCTCAATCTCTGTGGGATAAAAATGGAGTCCGGAAGAAAAGGCTGggtgtattgttggctattctACACAGTATGCGCGCTTTCTTTATTTGCGACTGAAGTGACTGGACAGATTCGTTATTCAATACCTGAGGAAATGGCAGTGGGCTCGATTGTTGGAAATATCGCCTCGGACCTTGGACTTGAAACGAAAAGACTGATTTCAGGCAAAGCGCGTGTGTTTACCGCGGAGAGCAGTGAGTACATTGGACTGGACAAAGAGAACGGACATCTGGTTATTAAGAATAAAATAGACAGAGAGGAATTATGTGGAGAGATATCCGCCTGTAGTGTcagttttaatgttattttagaAAACCCGATGGAGCTTTTCCGCGTTACAGTTGACATACAAGACATCAATGATAACAGCCCCGTATTTCCGAAATCTAAATTAGATCAAGAAATTAATGAATTAGCGGTACCGGGTGCGCGCTTTCCGTTAGAGAGCGCAATAGATTTAGACGTGGGAGTGAATACACTACAGAAATATACTCTTCATCCCACCGATCATTTTAAACTGAACGTTCAGAATGCTGAAGATGGTAGCAAAAACGTCGAGATGATTCTTCATTCTCCATTAgacagagaaaaagaaaaacatcataatttaatACTGACGGCTTTCGATGGTGGAAAACCACAAAGATCTGCGACTGTGCAGATAAATATTGTTGTTCTTGATGTCAATGATAATGCTCCTGTGTTTACCCGGTCATCTTACAAGGCATCCGTTGTTGAAAATGCTGTTAAAAATACAGTCGTTGAAACAGTAAGTGCGACAGATGCTGACGAGTCAAGTGATGGTTTACAGTATTATTTTGAGCACGTGACCTCTGCAGTTAAAGCTTTGTTCTCCATTGACGCGGATTCTGGTGAGGTTAGAGTTATAGGTGACATAGATTATGAAATACACAAGCAGTTTAAAATCAAAGTCAAAGCTAAAGATCAAGGCGGTTTAACTGACTCGAGTGAGATCATTATTGATGTCATTGACGTAAATGATAACACACCAAAAATTACAATAATGTCTTTAAGCAGTACTGTATCTGAAGATGCAGCACCTGGCACTGTTATAGCAATGTTAAATGTTCAAGATCTAGACTCAGGTGAAAACAGTAAGATTTCTTGCTCTATTGATCTGAACTCTCCATTTAAAATCATATCCTCAATAACAAATCATTACAACCTGGTGACAGATTCAGAATTAGACAGGGAACAGACAGCAGAGTATAATATCACTATAACTGCTGTTGATGGAGGTAACCCAGCTCTGTCAAGTAAAGAGATTTTGAGACTGAAGATATCTGATGTGAATGATCACGCACCTCAGTTTGAGCAGGAATCATATAATGCTTTTATAGCTGAAAATAACCCACCATCTACAACTATTCTGTCTGTGAAAGCAGAGGACATGGACTGGGGGCAAAATGCAAAGATTTCTTATTTCCTTATTGATGGAGATTTAAATGGATCACCTCTTTCATCTTACATTTCCATAAATTCAGAAAGTGGTGTGATATATGCAGTAAAATCTTTTGATTATGAACAACTGAAATCATTCAAAATGCAAGTTAAAGCTCAAGATGGAGGCTCACCGCCTTTATCCAACAATGTGACTCTTAACATCTTCATTCAAGATCAGAATGACAACGCTCCTCAGGTTCTGTATCCTGTACAAACTGGTGGTTCTGTGGTGGCTGAGATTGTGCCTCGTTCTGCAGATGTTGGTTATCTCGTCACTAAAGTGGTGGCTGTTGATGTGGACTCTGGACAGAATTCGTGGCTCTCATATAAACTACAGAAAGCTACAGACAGAGCGCTGTTTGAAGTGGGTTTACAGAATGGAGAAATAAGAACTGTGCGACAGGTGACTGATAAAGATGCTGTGAAACAAAAACTCACTGTTGTTGTTGAAGATAACGGACAGCCGTCACGCTCAGCTGTGGTCTCCATTAATGTGGCAGTTGCTGATAATTTTCCTGAAGTGCTTTCAGAATTCACAGACTTTACTCATGAAAAGGAATACAACAACGATCTgactttttatttaattttggctCTTGCAGTAGTTTCACTGCTCTTTATAGTTTCAATTATTGCAATCATTTCCGTGAAAATCTACAGATGGAGGcaaaataagttattttataAATCTGGAGCAAATCTACCTGTAATTCCATATTACCCACCAGTTTATGCGGACGGCACATTACAGCATGTGTATAATTATGAAATGTGCGGCACCACTGACTCAAGGATGAGTGACGTGAAGTTTGTCAGGCCCTACAGTCAGAACACACTCGTGAGCCAGAGTCATATCGGGACAGTACAGAGAGAACAGAAGATACAAGAGAATGATGACATAAATTCAGAGGTGAGATGTTTAATTGACCCTTCTTTCATTATTCGGGAAACAAAAAGTCATTAggctgttttgttttctttttctaaGCATTTTTAAGAAAGGGCTGTTGAGTGAGTGGACCCTGGGGTGACGAAATCAGACACATTAGTACATGTATTGTACATATAGTCAAAAGTAGTTTGCTGAGTTATTACAGGTCAAAGAAACTATTTTGTAGAATTTTAAAATGGGGCCAAACCTCACTGATGCTAAAAATGGCAACACAATACATTAGGAGACAGGTGTAAATTATTATTGTATCTTCTGGGAAGCATGTATATATCTTAGGGCGTtgctaaattaataaatcataTCTAAAACCATAATAATAACAACTGACACAAAGCATCCTGTTCACAAGTTTAAATTACACTttgctcttaaagggacacttcacccatttgcattaagctatgtatagttagaaccccagtcatgtttttgaatggtcatgcatcattttctcagttgccgctgaaACAGGAGAAATACAGGTTTCAGTGTTGCACTGCCTTCTTTCAATggtgtaaaaatcataattttgcatcattgaaagaaggaagtccaatatctttgttgagggagtgagactacaaacaccccttttcccGCTCAAATAGGCAATTTGTTGACACAAACTCAAAGGAGCAGCCTTAAGATTCAGCTGCTGGCGTACTTCTTTCTGTAATTTTCACTGCCATATAGTAGTTTTGATTATGTTTCACGTGTTGTGCTTTTATTGAGTAGGTCATCTAATAACAGAATTAGTGATTTTTAcacaaataatgaaataatgtgATTCGGGCCACGCGGCTGCTGGGCACTCCACCCTGGTTGTGGAATAACAAATTTCCTTTGCTAAACCCACTATTCCTACATTACAAAAAGTACACGGAAAGAAAAacgtatttgtatttaaaattatttaagtaTTATCTTTAATCATACTTAACATGAAGTATGAGCATTACTAACATTTTTGGAGGCAGAAATAGCAtaaaatttgaaaataatgacagtagagaaaatattttcttgaacATTGGCATTTTACAATGATAAAAATGATTAATGACGtctttttacaaaaatatttttacaataacAATATTTCAAGAAACCAGTCATTTTTTGACTCGGTCATAAATACTGCCAACTGTTTGTAGTGttataactaaatattaatttcatatctgaaaattcagaacagtataacacatacactgtcagaaataaaggtacaaaactgtaccttttctgtcattGAGGCTGTACTCTaagtcagtggttcccaaactttttcagcgtgcggcccctcTTGTGTACGGTGCTTAACGACCTACATTGttagaaaaaagtcaaaatatgtaccctagcTGTCAGTGGGGCagcaccctttaaaaaagtaattgtaTGGACtgttaggtacagatatgtaaacatttagtaccaattaatatgtacctttgagatactaatgtgttattttgaggtactaatgagCTCTCTTTGATCCCAGtatgtacttctgaggtactTAAATGAAATccttaggtgcaaagctgtacttttcgaaagggtacagccccagtgaatGAGTGTAcctgttgattttctcagcaacaacgcaattttatagacttcacagaggttttcctgagatttttctgtaatgtttgagacctgacgtagtttgtcttacctcccTCAAACTCATCTCtcctttctgcttccctttcgcTGTTTTGCACCATACATTTTGATGCCCATCTACAGGACAGGAGCCATGGTGATCGagtcaaaataaaattataattattatttagaaactttagttttgtcatgttttcataagttGCTGCAGAAAGGAAACGCACAGACGCGCGCGGACTTACAATGGGGCAAGTGTGGCGTGGGGCGATTTGAGGCATGATACGTTTAATATCATGGGCATGATATAACATTTTCAGAGTTGGATTTAGTTTGCGATTTagattattttgtaaaaaatatataccatATTGTAATCCAAATTGCAAACTAAAGTCCTTACAATGTTAACTATTTCTGAACGGCTGCTTTTATAAAGACAATTGCTATCTCGCATAACGCCGTGAAGTAGCCGCTGCATAAAGAGTAGATTGATGAGCGATCAGTATCAACCAATTCAGCACCACCGccaccatggacagcacctggtcaCGTCGTACATACACATTACGCCTTAAGCAACCTGCTAAGGTATAGTTCATGGGCTGTTGGAGTATCAGATGTAAAACAGGGTGGGTTTAGGTCAGAGCactaacaaaaaaatacagtgaCATTATACTGAATATTTACCGTGTACATTGCTCTTGATTACGTTTGTCCTATGTAGTATAATAATCATCCAAACATTTTTGTGGCTTTTTTATTCATATCACTCTTGCTAATGCTGAGGTTTTGCGTATTAAAATCGTTCATAATGTGtataaaaaagttattattcTGCACTGCTCTATTTTGACTCTAAGTGCCGCTGTTCAACCTTGTATCCTTATAGTGTCGTTGTTATCCATCCCTTCTAACAAAACCCGAAGCAGTAGCATAATTCAGACATCATCAACGGGGACGCTGGATGCTacataacagacagacaaatcgCGTTATATCTTCGTCTCCACATCCGGAAGaggcatttttatttaaatttatttaaaaattctaTATATTCTATCATTAATTGTGTTGTAATGCCTCTGCTCAATCTCTGTGGGATAAAAATGGAGTCCGGAGGAAAAGGCTGggtgtattgttggctattctACACAGTATGCGCGCTTTCTTTATTTGCGACTGAAGTGACTGGACAGATTCGTTATTCTATACCCGAGGAAATGGCAGTGGGCTCGATTGTTGGAAATATCGCCTCGGACCTTGGACTTGAAACGAAAAGACTGATTTCAGGGAAAGCTCGTGTGTTTACCGCGGATAGCAGTGAGTACATTGGACTGGACAAAGAGAACGGACATCTGGTTATTAAGAATAAAATAGACAGAGAGGAATTATGTGGAGAGATATCCGCCTGTAGTTTCAGTTTTGATATTATTTTGGATAACCCAATGGAGCTTCATCGTGTTACAGTTGACATACAAGACATCAATGATAACAGCCCCGTATTTCCGAAATCTAAATTAGATCAAGAAATTAATGAATTAGCGGTATCGGGCGCGCGCTTCCCATTGGAGAGCGCAATAGATTTAGACGTGGGAGTGAATACACTACAGAAATATACTCTTCATCCCACCGatcattttaaactaaatgTGCAGAATGCTGAAGATGGTAGCAAAAACGTCGAGATGATTCTTCATTCTCCattagacagagagaaagaaaagcaTCATAAATTAATACTGACGGCTTTCGATGGTGGAAAACCACAAAGATCTGCGACTGTGCAGATAAATATTATTGTTCTTGATGGCAATGACAATGCGCCCGTGTTTAGCAAATCGCCATATAAAGCATCAGTGATCGAAAATGCAGCTAAAGGTACAGTCGTTACAACAGTGAGTGCGACAGATGCTGACGAGTCAAGTGGTGTACAGTATTATTTTGAGCACGCGACCTCTGCAGTTAAAGCTTTGTTCTCCATTGACGCGGATTCTGGTGAGGTTAGAGTTATAGGTGACATAGAttatgaaaaacacaaacagttCAAAATCAAAGTCAAAGCTAAAGATCACGGAGATTTGACTGACTTGAGCGACATAATTATTGATGTCATTGATGTAAACGACAACATTCCAAAAATTACAATAATGTCTTTCACCAGTTCTCTATCTGAAGATGCAGCACCTGGCACTGTTATAGCAATGTTAAACGTTCAAGATCTAGACTCAGGAGACAACAGTAAGATTTCTTGCTCTATAGATCTGAACTCTCCATTTAAAATAGTATCCTCGTTGACTAATTATTACAACCTGGTGACAGATTCAGAATTAGACAGGGAACAGACAGCAGAGTATAATATCACTATAACCGCTGTTGATGGAGGTAACCCAGCTCTGTCAAGTAAAGAGATTTTGAGACTGAAGATATCTGATGTGAATGATCACGCACCTCAGTTTGAGCAGGAATCATATAATGCTTTTATAGCTGAAAATAACCCACCATCTACAACTATTCTGTCTGTGAAAGCAGAGGACATGGACTCAGGGCCAAATGCAAAGATTTCCTATTTCCTTATTGATGGAGATTTGAACGGATCACCTCTGTCATCTTACATTTCCATAAATTCAGAAAGTGGTGTGATCTATGCAGTGAAATCTTTTGATTATGAACAACTGAAATCATTCAAAATGCAAGTTAAAGCTCAAGATGGAGGCTCACCGCCTTTATCCAACAATGTGACTCTTAACATCTTCATTCAAGATCAGAATGACAACGCTCCTCAGGTTCTGTATCCTGTACAAACTGGTGGTTCTGTGGTGGCTGAGATTGTGCCTCGTTCTGCAGATGTTGGTTATCTCGTCACTAAAGTTGTGGCTGTTGATGTGGACTCTGGACAGAATTCGTGGCTCTCATATAAACTACAGAAAGCTACAGACAGAGCGCTGTTTGAAGTGGGTTTACAGAATGGAGAAATAAGAACTGTGCGACAGGTGACTGATAAAGATGCTGTGAAACAAAAACTCACTGTTGTTGTTGAAGATAACGGACAGCCCTCACGCTCAGCTGTGGTCTCCATTAATGTGGCAGTTGCTGATAATTTTCCTGAAGTGCTTTCAGAATTCACAGACTTTACTCATGAAAAGGAATACAACAACGATCTgactttttatttaattttggctCTTGCAGTAGTTTCACTGCTCTTTATAGTCTCAATTATTGCAATAATTTCCGTGAAAATCTACAGATGGAGGcaaaataagttattttataAATCTGGAGCAAATCTACCTGTAATTCCATATTATCCACCAGTTTATGCGGACGGCACATTACAGCATGTATATAATTATGAAATGTGCGGCACCACTGACTCAAGGATGAGTGATGTAAAGTTTGTCAGGCCCTACAGTCAGAACACACTCATGAGCCAAAGTCATATCGGGACAGTACAGAGAGAACAGAAGATACAAGAGAATGATGACATTAATTCAGAGGTGAGAACTTTAAATGACTCTGTTTTGATAATTCAAAAACATCTcagatttttttctgaggatTATTAAGGAAAGGCTGTTAGAGATGTGTGCTCTTTGGTGTTGCTCAGTGACAAAACCAGACACATTAGTTCAGGCACTTATAAGTAAAAGTAGTTAGTTTTTTTCACATGCAACAATTAActgttttattaaatgttaaacaaaaatGTTGCAAACACTCACTGATGGGAAACATGATACCTTAGGAGCCAGGTGTTTGTAAACTTTTAAAGAGGATGACATGTGTAAATTGTTGTTATTCTGTCTTCTGAGAAACATGTAAATATAGTGTGAAGGGCATTGATCAACAAAGATCTTGAATCAAAATTATAACAATTGACACAGAGCATCCAGCTCAGAGTTTTAAATACAGATTGCTTTTAATAAGTTGTGATGCCTTCTTGAGCATATGAATGTTTGCTGTGTATTAGATCCTCAGAGTGTCTCAGTatgaaacaatacattttaacaTCATACTGTAGGAAATGGCTTGGATATGCTGAAGTGCAGGACCTAACATATTTGTCTGGTGAACATTGAGCTGTTTAATGGCTCAAGACAAACAAAGCACTCATGAACAACTatcacaaaacataaaaatttattATGATTATCTGCGTAAAATCACATTCTGTTATTGTGAGTCTCAGACAATATGTAAAAATCAGTTATGTGAAATATCTTGTTCAAagcaaatcttaaaaaaaaaatacttttataattaataattgttttaaaaaattaacattttgcaGATTCTGCAAAGTATGTATGCATGTGACTTAGAAGAAGTAAGTGTTTGTGTATAAACATGGTGGTTAGGTCAGAGCACTAGCAAAAAGACCTGATACTGAACAATTACAAT contains the following coding sequences:
- the LOC129447072 gene encoding protocadherin gamma-A5-like isoform X9; translated protein: MPLLNLCGIKMESGGKGWVYCWLFYTVCALSLFATEVTGQIRYSIPEEMAVGSIVGNIASDLGLETKRLISGKARVFTADSSEYIGLDKENGHLVIKNKIDREELCGEISACSFSFDIILDNPMELHRVTVDIQDINDNSPVFPKSKLDQEINELAVSGARFPLESAIDLDVGVNTLQKYTLHPTDHFKLNVQNAEDGSKNVEMILHSPLDREKEKHHKLILTAFDGGKPQRSATVQINIIVLDGNDNAPVFSKSPYKASVIENAAKGTVVTTVSATDADESSGVQYYFEHATSAVKALFSIDADSGEVRVIGDIDYEKHKQFKIKVKAKDHGDLTDLSDIIIDVIDVNDNIPKITIMSFTSSLSEDAAPGTVIAMLNVQDLDSGDNSKISCSIDLNSPFKIVSSLTNYYNLVTDSELDREQTAEYNITITAVDGGNPALSSKEILRLKISDVNDHAPQFEQESYNAFIAENNPPSTTILSVKAEDMDSGPNAKISYFLIDGDLNGSPLSSYISINSESGVIYAVKSFDYEQLKSFKMQVKAQDGGSPPLSNNVTLNIFIQDQNDNAPQVLYPVQTGGSVVAEIVPRSADVGYLVTKVVAVDVDSGQNSWLSYKLQKATDRALFEVGLQNGEIRTVRQVTDKDAVKQKLTVVVEDNGQPSRSAVVSINVAVADNFPEVLSEFTDFTHEKEYNNDLTFYLILALAVVSLLFIVSIIAIISVKIYRWRQNKLFYKSGANLPVIPYYPPVYADGTLQHVYNYEMCGTTDSRMSDVKFVRPYSQNTLMSQSHIGTVQREQKIQENDDINSEQKPPNPDWRFPPNQRPGPSGQHRFHTLQQRWTPYEKSRAGAHPDGAGPGAGVIAGTGPWPNPPTEAEQLQALMAAANASEATATLGPRYNPQYGPDYRQNVYIPGSTATLTANPQQQVLQQALPPPQALPPTEAPKAAQTPASKKKPTKKDKK